The following proteins come from a genomic window of Micromonospora zamorensis:
- a CDS encoding response regulator transcription factor, producing MMPVSMVGRAGELAELDRAWSVVSAAGRSAPTVAVITGAAGVGKSLLVAAAVDALTPRPAMILSGAARVHGPAPYDWLAAVLTGRDTGRLALPSDALAWLAQQPTAPRERYAPGTLLRLAVRTVQLLVGAGPAVLVVEDLHALDPASVNLIGELATVAELPALLVVASRPAADAVAPELTRRALARLSGVRGAVRQHLGPLRQAEVAEVLTQVYEGCDPSDRLVASLWRCTGGNPYALTELLAAHAGDGPEALLRRLPEPRPPVEPMATVDPVAAIDPELTAREIEVLGCLVDGMSNKQVAKALGISVRTVTVHVSNLLRKTGSASRTEVALWAVRRRPPVPAPVD from the coding sequence ATGATGCCGGTGTCCATGGTCGGACGCGCCGGCGAGCTTGCCGAGCTCGACCGCGCGTGGTCCGTCGTGTCGGCGGCCGGCCGCTCGGCGCCGACCGTCGCGGTGATCACCGGCGCGGCGGGAGTGGGCAAGAGTCTGCTGGTCGCCGCCGCTGTGGACGCCCTCACGCCTCGTCCCGCGATGATCCTCTCCGGGGCCGCCCGGGTGCACGGCCCGGCCCCGTACGACTGGTTGGCCGCCGTGCTCACCGGGCGCGACACCGGTCGACTCGCCCTGCCGTCGGACGCGCTGGCGTGGCTGGCCCAGCAGCCCACCGCACCCCGGGAGCGGTACGCGCCCGGCACCCTGCTGCGACTCGCCGTGCGGACCGTCCAGTTGTTGGTCGGCGCCGGCCCGGCCGTTCTCGTGGTGGAGGACCTGCACGCGCTCGACCCGGCCAGCGTCAACCTGATCGGCGAGCTGGCCACCGTGGCCGAGCTGCCCGCCCTGCTGGTGGTGGCCAGCCGGCCGGCCGCCGACGCGGTGGCGCCGGAGCTGACCCGTCGTGCGCTCGCCCGGCTCAGTGGGGTCCGGGGAGCCGTCCGCCAGCACCTCGGCCCGCTGCGCCAGGCCGAGGTCGCCGAGGTCCTCACCCAGGTGTACGAGGGCTGCGACCCGTCCGACCGGCTGGTCGCCTCGCTGTGGCGGTGCACCGGCGGCAACCCGTACGCGCTGACCGAGTTGCTGGCCGCACACGCCGGAGACGGGCCGGAGGCGTTGCTCCGGCGACTGCCCGAGCCGCGCCCACCGGTCGAACCGATGGCGACGGTCGACCCGGTGGCGGCGATCGACCCGGAGTTGACCGCCCGGGAGATCGAGGTGCTGGGCTGCCTGGTCGACGGGATGTCGAACAAGCAGGTCGCGAAGGCGCTCGGCATCTCGGTGCGCACGGTCACCGTGCACGTGTCGAACCTGCTGCGCAAGACCGGCTCGGCGTCGCGGACCGAGGTGGCGCTCTGGGCGGTACGCCGCCGGCCGCCGGTGCCCGCCCCGGTGGACTGA
- a CDS encoding NAD-dependent epimerase/dehydratase family protein, whose protein sequence is MRIVVVGASGNVGTAVLRRLRRERGVELAGVARRLPGPDAGEPYDQVEWHSCDIGAPGAAGQLAEVFAGADAVVHLAWQIQPSHDQRVLRRTNVDGSRAVIDAVVRAGVPALVYASSVGVYASGPKDHPISERWPATGVPGSSYSEHKAEVEALLDGVEREHPALRVVRMRPGLIFQRAAGTEITRYFLGPLAPVRLLRFGRIPLVPTNRRLRMQAVHADDVADAYARAVLGDARGAFNLAADPVLTPELVARHFHGWTVPVAAPVLRVAAALTWRARLQPVDAGWVELGLNAPLMSSERAETELGWQPTISALTALKELFAGMADGAHTGSPPMSGARDLPGRPAALLEARPPGQGNPY, encoded by the coding sequence ATGCGGATCGTGGTGGTGGGGGCGAGCGGCAACGTCGGTACGGCGGTGCTGCGGCGGCTGCGCCGGGAGCGGGGCGTGGAGCTGGCCGGGGTTGCCCGGCGGTTGCCCGGCCCGGATGCCGGCGAGCCGTACGACCAGGTGGAGTGGCACTCCTGTGACATCGGCGCGCCGGGTGCGGCGGGGCAGCTCGCCGAGGTGTTCGCTGGTGCGGACGCGGTGGTGCACCTGGCCTGGCAGATCCAGCCCAGCCACGACCAGCGGGTGTTGCGGAGGACCAACGTCGACGGCAGTCGGGCGGTGATCGACGCGGTGGTCCGGGCCGGTGTGCCGGCTCTGGTGTACGCGTCGTCGGTCGGCGTCTACGCGTCCGGCCCGAAGGACCACCCGATCAGTGAGCGGTGGCCAGCCACAGGTGTGCCCGGCTCGTCGTACAGCGAGCACAAGGCCGAGGTGGAGGCGCTGCTGGACGGGGTGGAGCGCGAACACCCGGCGTTGCGGGTGGTGCGGATGCGACCCGGGTTGATCTTCCAGCGGGCCGCGGGCACGGAGATCACCCGCTACTTTCTCGGCCCGCTGGCGCCGGTGCGGCTGCTGCGCTTCGGCCGGATCCCGCTGGTGCCGACGAACCGCCGGTTGCGGATGCAGGCGGTGCACGCCGATGACGTGGCCGATGCGTACGCCCGGGCGGTGCTGGGTGATGCGCGCGGCGCCTTCAACCTCGCCGCGGACCCGGTGCTGACCCCGGAGCTGGTGGCCCGGCACTTCCACGGTTGGACGGTCCCGGTCGCCGCGCCGGTGCTACGGGTGGCGGCGGCGCTGACCTGGCGCGCGCGGCTGCAGCCGGTCGACGCGGGCTGGGTGGAGCTGGGTCTGAACGCCCCGCTGATGTCCAGCGAGCGGGCGGAGACCGAGCTGGGCTGGCAGCCGACGATAAGCGCGCTCACGGCGCTCAAGGAACTCTTCGCCGGAATGGCCGACGGCGCCCACACGGGAAGCCCGCCGATGTCCGGCGCACGGGACCTGCCGGGCCGCCCCGCAGCCCTGCTCGAAGCCCGCCCCCCAGGCCAGGGAAACCCCTACTGA
- a CDS encoding benzoate/H(+) symporter BenE family transporter, which translates to MAGRVQPVLAGVVTALVGFASSFTVVLAGLRAAGASDAQAASGLLALCVACGLAAAWLGWRHRIPMSVAWSTPGAALLVATGPPPGGWPVAVGAFLVSGALIVAAGLFPPLGRAVAAIPKPVAGAMLAGVLLPLCTAPVRALVELPLVAGPVVVGWLLLHRFARRWAVPGALVVAVAAIALTTPPAGLTGAALVPSVTLTAPAWNVSALVGLALPLFLVTMAAQNVPGMAVLVGYGYRPPFGAALRATGLASLLAAPAGGHAVNLAAITAALAAGPDAHPDPERRWVASVTAGVGLALLGLGAGVATALVAVAPPILIEAVAGLALLGALATALASAVTDPEAREAAVVTFVVTASGVTLIGVGGAFWGLVAGCLMLLLFRRRPPADGPGQPASAALGQPALAASDQPVLAAPERSTQGS; encoded by the coding sequence ATGGCCGGACGTGTACAACCGGTGCTGGCCGGCGTGGTCACCGCGCTGGTCGGCTTCGCCAGCTCGTTCACCGTCGTGCTGGCCGGGCTCCGGGCGGCCGGCGCGTCGGACGCGCAGGCCGCCTCCGGTCTGCTGGCCCTCTGCGTGGCGTGCGGGCTCGCCGCCGCCTGGCTGGGCTGGCGACACCGGATACCGATGAGCGTGGCCTGGTCCACCCCGGGTGCGGCGCTGCTGGTCGCGACCGGGCCGCCCCCGGGCGGATGGCCGGTCGCGGTGGGCGCCTTCCTCGTCTCCGGTGCCCTGATCGTCGCGGCCGGGCTGTTCCCACCACTCGGCCGCGCGGTGGCGGCCATTCCCAAGCCGGTGGCCGGCGCGATGCTCGCCGGGGTGCTGTTGCCGCTGTGCACCGCCCCGGTCCGCGCGCTGGTCGAGTTGCCCCTGGTGGCCGGGCCGGTGGTGGTCGGCTGGCTGCTCCTGCACCGGTTCGCCCGCCGCTGGGCGGTGCCCGGCGCGCTGGTCGTGGCGGTGGCGGCGATCGCGCTGACCACCCCGCCGGCCGGTCTGACCGGTGCCGCGCTGGTCCCGTCGGTCACGCTGACCGCGCCGGCCTGGAACGTGTCCGCGCTGGTCGGGCTGGCCCTCCCGCTGTTCCTGGTCACCATGGCCGCGCAGAACGTACCCGGCATGGCCGTGCTGGTCGGCTACGGCTACCGGCCGCCGTTCGGCGCCGCGCTGCGGGCCACCGGCCTGGCCAGCCTGCTCGCCGCCCCGGCCGGTGGGCACGCCGTGAACCTCGCGGCGATCACCGCCGCGCTCGCCGCCGGCCCCGACGCGCACCCCGACCCGGAGCGCCGGTGGGTCGCCTCGGTCACCGCCGGCGTCGGGTTGGCCCTGCTCGGGTTGGGTGCCGGCGTGGCCACCGCGCTGGTAGCGGTCGCCCCACCCATCCTCATTGAGGCGGTCGCCGGGCTGGCCCTGCTGGGCGCCCTCGCGACCGCGCTCGCCTCGGCGGTGACCGACCCGGAGGCCAGGGAGGCCGCAGTGGTCACCTTCGTGGTGACCGCCTCCGGGGTGACGCTCATCGGTGTGGGCGGCGCGTTCTGGGGCCTGGTCGCGGGCTGCCTGATGCTGCTGCTCTTCCGCCGCCGCCCACCCGCCGACGGTCCGGGGCAGCCCGCCTCCGCTGCGCTGGGGCAACCCGCGCTCGCTGCGTCGGACCAGCCCGTGCTCGCAGCGCCGGAAAGATCCACTCAGGGTTCATGA
- a CDS encoding PP2C family protein-serine/threonine phosphatase has product MTLILRSVILNDIGLVRTNNEDSALAGDRLIAVADGMGGLPAGEVASEIVIRILDELAPPIEPDAAADALRAVVSTANQRIHAAITVDPTRDGMGTTLTAALLAGETLVLAQVGDSRCYLLRDAELTQLTRDDTFVQALVDQGTLSPDQARHHPQRSLVTRAVQGADTPPAIGVLTVVPGDRLLLCSDGLSDYVEDEAIAAALGMYADRQQCGEQLVKLAHHAGAPDNVTVVVSDVVAR; this is encoded by the coding sequence ATGACGCTGATCCTCCGCTCGGTCATCCTCAACGACATCGGCTTGGTGCGCACCAACAACGAGGACTCCGCCCTCGCCGGTGACCGCCTGATCGCCGTCGCCGACGGCATGGGCGGGCTGCCCGCGGGCGAGGTGGCGAGCGAGATCGTGATCCGGATCCTGGACGAGCTGGCTCCGCCCATCGAGCCCGACGCCGCCGCCGACGCCCTGCGTGCCGTGGTCAGCACCGCCAACCAGCGCATCCACGCCGCCATCACCGTCGACCCGACCCGTGACGGGATGGGCACGACGCTCACCGCGGCGCTGCTGGCCGGGGAGACGCTGGTGCTGGCCCAGGTCGGCGACTCCCGCTGCTACCTGCTGCGCGACGCGGAGCTGACCCAGCTCACCCGGGACGACACGTTCGTGCAGGCGCTGGTCGACCAGGGCACGCTCTCCCCCGACCAGGCCCGCCACCACCCGCAGCGGTCCCTGGTGACCCGGGCCGTGCAGGGTGCCGACACCCCACCGGCGATCGGGGTGCTCACCGTGGTCCCCGGTGACCGACTGCTGCTGTGCAGCGACGGGCTCTCCGACTACGTCGAGGACGAGGCCATCGCGGCGGCGCTGGGCATGTACGCCGACCGCCAGCAGTGTGGTGAGCAGTTGGTGAAGCTCGCGCACCACGCCGGCGCACCGGACAACGTGACAGTCGTCGTCTCCGACGTCGTCGCCCGCTGA
- the eis gene encoding GNAT family N-acetyltransferase, with protein sequence MTIRRVTADDRLTTSFPLAAYAFESSPLSAARIDEFRDYLPYQEGNRTLIAEESGATLAAVSAIPMRQNLRGVVLPMAGVAGVATHPLARRQGHVRTLLHQLLDEMRDEGHSLSALYPFRPSFYARFGYTGLPKPRRVTFTPANLGSLLRVDLPGEVSWERIAAGYPAWRAFTERNLQERHGFSIFPDYRAVGMRDRDEYWLITARVAGEVTGAVTYRIDEHGGTLHGNELLVADPLARALLLQFFARHVDQIDRITVQVPPDELPELWLTDLDVHVEARTAVPGASAPMARLLSLDALRGLPAGPGRVRVELTGDRWLAGTHLLDGTTGALELVGDTSDRTPTATLTAAGLSALAYGVLDPAELPLRGLGEVPVDAAAELRGIFPRRVPYLFADF encoded by the coding sequence ATGACCATCCGCCGGGTGACCGCCGACGACCGTCTCACCACCAGCTTCCCGCTGGCCGCGTACGCCTTCGAGTCCTCGCCGCTCAGTGCGGCCCGGATCGACGAGTTCCGCGACTACCTGCCCTACCAGGAGGGCAACCGGACGCTGATCGCCGAGGAGAGCGGCGCAACACTGGCCGCCGTGTCGGCCATTCCGATGCGGCAGAACCTGCGGGGGGTGGTGCTGCCGATGGCCGGTGTCGCCGGGGTGGCGACCCATCCGCTGGCCCGCCGGCAGGGGCACGTCCGGACGCTGCTGCACCAACTCCTCGACGAGATGCGCGACGAGGGGCACTCGCTCAGCGCGCTCTATCCGTTCCGTCCCAGCTTCTACGCCCGGTTCGGCTACACGGGGCTCCCCAAGCCGCGCCGGGTCACCTTCACCCCGGCCAACCTGGGGTCACTGCTCCGGGTGGACCTGCCCGGCGAGGTGAGTTGGGAACGCATCGCCGCCGGCTATCCGGCGTGGCGGGCCTTCACCGAGCGCAACCTCCAGGAACGACACGGCTTCTCGATCTTCCCGGACTACCGGGCGGTCGGGATGCGCGACCGGGACGAATACTGGCTGATCACCGCCCGCGTGGCCGGCGAGGTCACCGGCGCGGTGACGTACCGGATCGACGAACACGGCGGCACGCTGCACGGCAACGAGCTGCTGGTCGCCGACCCGCTCGCGCGGGCGCTGCTGTTGCAGTTCTTCGCCCGGCACGTCGACCAGATCGACCGGATCACCGTCCAGGTCCCGCCCGACGAGTTGCCGGAGCTGTGGCTGACCGACCTGGACGTGCACGTCGAGGCGCGGACGGCAGTGCCGGGTGCGTCGGCTCCGATGGCCCGCCTGCTGTCGCTGGACGCGTTGCGTGGGCTGCCCGCCGGCCCCGGCCGGGTACGCGTCGAGCTGACCGGGGACCGATGGCTCGCCGGCACGCACCTGCTGGACGGCACGACCGGCGCGCTGGAGCTGGTCGGTGACACCTCCGACCGCACGCCGACCGCCACCCTCACCGCGGCCGGGCTCTCCGCCCTCGCATACGGGGTGCTGGACCCGGCCGAGCTGCCGTTGCGCGGTCTGGGTGAGGTGCCGGTGGACGCCGCCGCGGAGCTGCGCGGCATCTTCCCCCGCCGGGTGCCGTATCTCTTCGCCGACTTCTGA
- a CDS encoding tyrosine-type recombinase/integrase, protein MAIDDLWYLKKRDPDTRKYVPSKRHGRGKRWRVRYTDADNNDRERLFDLKRDAETFDLDCRSGGAPEVQLKREAVRLTFAEYAQRWREARESGWATETRRRIPQNLRKHLLPVFGEKAIRSINLTDVLAWLSRLLDDGTPKSSVSLYFGLFKTIMNAAVVDKVIPDNPCNGVKLAQILRGLSRAPKWVPTSDQVLKLAEVVPRRYRAAIWLGAGEGLRLGEVLGMENGPRCADFDSGELHVVQQLRHSPEHFGGFYLSTPKSGSVGTVDLDAVVAEELTAHISDVGPVEFELPDITTGERRTRPVGVLFTSSRGKLLTDTYWSELWADWREAAGWPKEGTFHSLRHFFATTLMSNGVEPQEVQKALRHANLRITLETYVHWLPKKDRPRGLVGNLLRQAGGKRREPSTGQDRI, encoded by the coding sequence ATGGCAATCGATGACCTGTGGTACCTCAAGAAACGCGACCCGGACACGCGGAAGTACGTTCCCTCGAAGCGGCACGGCCGAGGAAAGCGCTGGCGAGTGCGCTACACCGACGCCGACAACAACGACCGCGAAAGGCTGTTTGACCTCAAACGCGATGCGGAAACCTTCGACCTCGACTGCCGCTCCGGTGGCGCACCCGAGGTTCAGCTGAAGCGGGAAGCGGTCCGGCTGACCTTCGCCGAGTACGCGCAGCGGTGGAGGGAAGCCCGGGAATCGGGCTGGGCGACCGAGACGCGACGACGTATCCCGCAGAACCTGCGAAAGCACCTCCTGCCCGTCTTTGGCGAGAAGGCCATCCGCTCCATCAACCTGACCGACGTGCTGGCATGGCTGAGCCGTCTACTCGATGACGGCACGCCCAAATCTTCGGTGAGCCTGTACTTCGGCCTGTTCAAGACCATCATGAACGCCGCAGTTGTCGACAAGGTGATCCCCGACAACCCCTGCAACGGCGTGAAACTGGCCCAGATCCTGCGCGGCCTGTCGCGGGCACCGAAGTGGGTTCCGACCAGCGACCAGGTGCTCAAGCTCGCTGAGGTGGTCCCGCGCCGCTACCGGGCCGCTATCTGGTTGGGGGCGGGGGAAGGGCTTCGCCTGGGTGAGGTGCTGGGTATGGAGAACGGCCCGCGCTGCGCGGACTTTGACAGTGGAGAGCTGCACGTCGTCCAGCAGTTGCGGCACTCGCCTGAGCACTTCGGCGGCTTCTACCTCTCGACACCCAAGAGCGGTTCCGTCGGCACCGTCGACCTGGACGCGGTGGTCGCTGAGGAACTGACCGCGCACATCAGCGACGTCGGCCCTGTCGAGTTCGAGCTTCCCGACATCACCACGGGGGAGCGGCGGACTCGTCCGGTGGGCGTCCTGTTCACCTCGTCCCGAGGGAAGCTGCTGACCGACACCTACTGGTCGGAGCTGTGGGCGGACTGGCGTGAAGCCGCTGGTTGGCCGAAGGAAGGCACCTTCCACTCACTGCGTCATTTCTTCGCCACCACGTTGATGAGCAACGGCGTCGAGCCGCAGGAGGTGCAGAAGGCGCTACGGCACGCCAACCTGCGGATCACGCTGGAAACCTACGTCCACTGGCTGCCGAAGAAGGACCGCCCGCGCGGCCTGGTGGGCAACCTCCTGCGGCAGGCAGGCGGCAAGCGGCGGGAACCCTCCACCGGCCAAGATCGGATCTAG
- a CDS encoding ATP-binding cassette domain-containing protein: MNADDWLRTLTAELHQRRVAADAARHVVAEAATHLREGGGDPWVVFGPPQQYAGAVVESIGTAPGPRPGPVRLHAAGITKRYGRRTVLHDATLTVRAGQIAAVIGANGCGKSTFLRICAGLISPDAGEVTVSGRLGYCPQSGGTADFLLPDEHFVLVGAGQGVARGPARRAGRAAARQLGWEAGGDVQARHLSGGTRQKLNLTMSTLSAPDVLLLDEPYQGFDQGTYVNFWDQLSRLRDGGAAIVVVTHLLNQLDRVDIVLDLTPAQDAGWHAPDVKGGHP, from the coding sequence GTGAACGCCGACGATTGGCTGCGAACGCTCACGGCCGAGCTGCACCAGCGCCGGGTCGCGGCGGACGCCGCCCGGCACGTGGTCGCCGAGGCGGCCACCCACCTGCGCGAGGGTGGTGGCGACCCCTGGGTCGTCTTCGGTCCACCCCAGCAGTACGCGGGCGCCGTCGTGGAGAGCATCGGCACCGCGCCCGGTCCGCGCCCCGGGCCGGTCCGGCTGCACGCGGCGGGCATCACCAAGCGGTACGGGCGGCGAACGGTGCTGCACGACGCCACGCTGACCGTCCGGGCCGGACAGATCGCCGCCGTCATCGGCGCGAACGGCTGCGGCAAGAGCACCTTCCTGCGGATCTGCGCCGGACTGATCTCACCCGACGCCGGTGAGGTGACCGTCTCCGGGCGGCTCGGCTACTGCCCACAGTCCGGCGGCACCGCCGACTTCCTGCTCCCCGACGAGCACTTCGTGCTGGTCGGCGCCGGTCAGGGCGTGGCCCGGGGTCCCGCCCGCCGGGCCGGTCGGGCGGCAGCACGCCAGCTCGGTTGGGAGGCGGGCGGGGACGTGCAGGCCCGCCACCTGTCCGGCGGCACCCGGCAGAAACTCAACCTGACCATGTCCACGCTCAGCGCCCCGGACGTGCTGCTGCTCGACGAGCCGTACCAGGGCTTCGACCAGGGCACCTACGTCAACTTCTGGGACCAGCTCAGCCGACTGCGCGACGGCGGCGCGGCGATCGTCGTGGTGACCCACCTGCTCAACCAGCTCGACCGGGTGGACATCGTGCTCGACCTGACACCTGCACAGGACGCCGGGTGGCACGCGCCCGACGTCAAGGGAGGCCACCCGTGA
- a CDS encoding PadR family transcriptional regulator, translating into MDSDRRGQWLRGVLDICVLALLSDRESYGYQLAQALDAAGVGPIQGGTLYPVLLRLQKTGLVTAQWREGSAGPARKYYRLTDDGYAALRSGGSAWLTFVQPVNDIVTKGVTR; encoded by the coding sequence GTGGATTCCGACCGGCGCGGGCAGTGGCTGCGGGGGGTGCTCGACATCTGCGTGCTGGCCCTGCTGTCCGACCGCGAGTCCTACGGCTACCAGCTCGCCCAGGCGCTCGACGCCGCGGGCGTCGGGCCCATCCAGGGCGGCACGCTCTATCCCGTGCTGCTGCGCCTGCAGAAGACCGGCCTGGTGACCGCGCAGTGGCGGGAGGGCAGCGCCGGGCCGGCCCGCAAGTACTACCGGCTCACCGACGACGGGTACGCGGCACTCCGCTCGGGCGGCAGCGCCTGGCTCACCTTCGTCCAGCCGGTGAACGACATCGTCACGAAGGGGGTCACCCGGTGA
- a CDS encoding ZIP family metal transporter, protein MPEWLQAGGWGLLAGSALLVGAAVGWFARVPQRVTASIMAFGAGVLLSAVSFELIAEAHEQGGLLPTALGAAGGAVVYTLANVALARHGARHRKRSGDQQPSENEQPGSGSAIAVGALLDGIPESVVIGASLLSGGTVSLVTVAAVFLSNVPEGLSSAAGMRQAGRTRRYVFLLWTGIALISGVAALLGNTLLGGAPPEVLAGITALAAGAILAMVTDTMVPEAFEDAHLLVGLVTVAGFLTAFALSHS, encoded by the coding sequence ATGCCGGAGTGGTTACAGGCGGGTGGGTGGGGGCTGCTGGCCGGGTCGGCTCTGCTGGTCGGGGCGGCGGTCGGCTGGTTCGCCCGGGTGCCGCAACGCGTCACCGCGTCGATCATGGCGTTCGGGGCGGGGGTGCTGCTCTCCGCCGTGTCGTTCGAGTTGATCGCCGAGGCACACGAGCAGGGCGGCCTGCTGCCCACCGCGCTCGGCGCTGCCGGCGGAGCGGTCGTCTACACACTGGCCAACGTTGCTCTTGCCCGGCACGGCGCCCGGCACCGGAAGCGGTCCGGCGACCAGCAACCCTCCGAAAACGAGCAGCCCGGCTCCGGGTCGGCGATAGCCGTGGGCGCGCTGCTCGACGGCATACCGGAATCGGTGGTGATCGGCGCGAGCCTGCTCAGTGGTGGCACGGTCAGCCTGGTCACGGTGGCCGCGGTCTTCCTCAGCAATGTGCCGGAGGGTCTGTCCAGCGCGGCCGGCATGCGTCAGGCCGGCCGGACCCGGCGGTACGTCTTCCTGCTCTGGACCGGGATCGCCCTGATCAGCGGGGTCGCGGCGCTGCTCGGCAACACGTTGCTGGGTGGCGCCCCGCCGGAGGTGCTGGCCGGGATCACCGCACTGGCCGCCGGCGCGATCCTCGCGATGGTCACCGACACCATGGTCCCCGAGGCGTTCGAGGACGCGCACCTGCTGGTCGGTCTGGTCACGGTCGCCGGCTTCCTGACCGCGTTCGCCCTGTCCCACAGCTGA
- a CDS encoding XRE family transcriptional regulator, with the protein MPHPPPARRPNLDVDPAVVGRRVRALREERGISLSALARLAGVGKATLSGLEHGTRNPTLETLWAVTVQLGVPLTGVLAEPSDEPTVHGTAVSATLLEVFTDTDATYELYRMRVAPGPGQLSPAHQAGVTEHVTVFAGVLRAGPADAPLTASAGGHLRWVSDVPHTYAAVGDEEVAASLLLRYPRR; encoded by the coding sequence GTGCCGCACCCACCACCAGCCCGCCGCCCGAACCTCGATGTCGACCCCGCCGTCGTCGGTCGCCGGGTCCGCGCGCTGCGCGAGGAGCGGGGGATCTCGCTGTCCGCACTCGCCCGACTCGCCGGCGTCGGGAAGGCCACCCTCTCCGGCCTGGAGCACGGCACCCGCAACCCGACACTGGAGACGCTCTGGGCGGTCACCGTGCAACTCGGCGTACCGCTGACCGGTGTGCTGGCCGAGCCGTCCGACGAGCCCACAGTGCACGGCACCGCGGTCAGCGCCACGCTGCTGGAGGTCTTCACCGACACCGACGCGACCTACGAGCTGTACCGGATGCGGGTCGCACCCGGGCCCGGGCAGCTCTCCCCCGCCCACCAGGCGGGCGTCACCGAACACGTCACCGTCTTCGCCGGGGTGTTGCGCGCGGGCCCGGCCGACGCGCCGCTGACCGCCTCGGCCGGCGGTCACCTCCGCTGGGTGTCGGACGTGCCGCACACGTACGCGGCGGTGGGTGACGAGGAGGTCGCCGCCAGCCTGCTGCTGCGCTATCCGCGCCGCTGA